A window of Exiguobacterium sp. Helios genomic DNA:
TGCACAATCGATGCATAATGATCGTATGTCAATTGAAAATCAATCGGATTGACCGGTTGAATCTCGACATCGTGGTGCTTCGGCAATAACATCGGGGATCCAATCGTCCGGTACACCCGGTTATTGATTGAAGCCATTTCTGTGATCTGGATCGCCTCGAGCGCCGGGTGCACAATGGCCCCGCCCAGTGCTTTATTGTAGGCTGTTGAACCGGATGGGGTTGAAATACACAGACCATCACCACGAAATGTTTCAAAATACTCTCCGCGAATCGACAGATCACAGACCAATGTCTGATTAAAACTTTTAATCGTACATTCGTTTAATGCCAACAGTTTATTCGTCGAACCGTCTGCATAATCGATCGATAATTCAAGTAGCGGATATTCAACGGTCGCTATGTTATCGTCCGCGATGTGTTGAATCAATTCATCCATTTCTTCCGGTCTCCAGTCGGCATAAAAGCCGAGATGCCCGGTATGAATTCCGACCAGCGTGATTTCCTCGACCTGATCCAAATAAGAATGGAAGGCTTGCAACATCGTACCATCCCCGCCGATTGAAATCACGATTTCCGGAGTAACGACGTCTCGATGACTTCCCCGTTCGATCAACGCCTGTTCTACTTGTTCCTTCAGCATATGGGAACGTTCATCGCCCCGAGCCGTAACCGCAAAACGCATCGTCATCCCCCTACTCTTTTGTTCGATTCTTTGCTTCGGTCGCCTCTCGTTCATGTAAAACGACTTGAGCATCTTGTATCTCTACTTTCAGCTGACTCATCTCCGCATCGAGCAGAAACGCTGCTTCAGCCGCACGCCTCAATCGTTCCCGTGTCTCTTCGGGAATGTTCCCCTGATATTTATAATTCAAAGAATGTTCGATCGTCGCCCAAAAATTCATTGCAAGTGTCCGGATTTGAATCTCAACAAGTGTCGGGATTTCTCCTTCAATCGTTTGGACAGGATAAGCAATGATGATGTGGTACGAACGATACCCACTCTCCTTCTTTTGTGTAATGTAGTTGCGTTCCTCAACAATTTTAAAGTCTCCCCGTGAACGTAACAACTCCAAGACATGAATGATATCATCCACAAATTGACACATGATTCGGAGACCTGCAATGTCTTGCATGTCTTGCTCGAGTAATTCAATATCAATCGATTTCCGCTCAGCCTTCTGTATGATGCTTTTTACAGGTTTGACACGTCCTGTGACAAATTCAATCGGTGAATGTTCCCCACGTTGTTGAAATTGTTTTCGAATGGCTTTTAGTTTTACTTTCAGTTCATCCACTGCGATTTGATACGGTGCGAGAAATAAGTCCCAATTTTCTTTTGTCATCGTTATTGTCACCACTTTTAGTCTAAATTGTTAGTTCAATTCGTTCCACTACACCATTCATGGTATCATATTTTCAAGCATTCAACTAGAAAGGTGTGGTCGGAAATGAGACAAGAAATGGAAATTGAATTTAAAAACCTGTTAAACGAAACGGATTACACCAAACTGATGGAACGGTACAATACATCCGGGTCTTCTGTTTGGCAAGCAAATGACTATTTTGATACACCTACGTTTGAACTTCGTAGCTACGGTGCTGCATTGCGCATTCGTGAAAAGAAGACCGGTTTGGTTTTGACTTTGAAAGAACCGCAGGACGACGGGTTACTTGAAACACATGTGTCTTTGTCCGAACAAGAGGCGGAAGATTTATTCCAATACGGTTTGATCCACTCTCCTGAAATGAATCAGCAGTTGGAAAAATTCGAATTAACGACTTCACTTGAACATTTAGGACGCCTTGAAACAGAACGATTCGAGAAACAACTGGAAAGCGGTTTGTTAGTTTTAGATAAAAGTACGTATTTAGGCACCACAGATTATGAACTTGAATTTGAAGTGACAAACTACGCGGCCGGTAAACGTGCGTTCGAAGAACTGTTGCAAACAAACGAGATTCCCCTTCGTGAAACAAAAAATAAAATCGTCCGTTTTATGGACCGTAAAGCGCTTACACGTTAATCGTGTAGAAATGTACAAGCAAAACCTTTGCTCTTTCTTTTTTTTCGTTGCTAAAATAGGGTAACGATATTAAAAAGAAAAGGGGTGAACGGATGGAACACGAACAATGCAACGGTTCATATTGTTCATTGGACGAACCATCAATTCAACAACCGACAAAACCACTAGAAATCTATCATTTTCTAGACATCACACAAACGGATGGTTTACGGTTGATTCCCGTTCTCAAGAAATTAGAATTAGAATACGGTCATCTGTTCCGTCTTCGGACAATTGCAACAATTCCTTGTGCGCCTTCGCGATCAGCGTGTGATATGTCACCTCTGCTGATTCTAAAAGCAATTGAATTGCAGGGGAAAACGTTTGGCATGCGATTCATGCGTCGTTTACGCATGTTGCATAATGTCGAAGGAAAAAGCGCTTATTCGCGCTCTTCCCTGATGCGATTGGCAGAAGCATTAACGGAATTTGGTCTTGATTTAGCAGAATTCCATCGTGATATCGAATCAGATACCATTCAATTGATGCTCGAAAAGGAAACTGAACTGGTGACCGATTGGGACGTACGTATTCTCCCGACGCTTGCTTTTGTTGGAGATGAGGAAGCAATCAAGGCTGAAGGCCATTATGAATACTTGATTTATGTATCGATTCTGAACGAATTGTTAGAACAACCGTTTGAGAAACAGGCAAAGCCTCCTCTCGAACAATTCTTGAGACGGTATGACACCGCAACGACTTCTGAAATTGCATTTATCTATGATGCAACAGAAGCGCAGGTTGAACACGAATTGAAAAAGTTAATGCTTCAACAAAAATGCGTTTCACTGACGTATTGTGACGGTAAAGTATGGCGTCATTTAAAAGATTCTGCCCATGCTTAACTTAAAGAAGCTGCTTCCACGTCAATCGCGGAAGCAGCTTCTTTGTCGTTCTTTTAAACTCGGATGGGGGAAAAGAGAATCATCAGGGGGAATGTGATTCGCTTCACATGTTTAGTATAATCGAATACATCCCTCTTCGAAAGCCCTTTGTTCATATTTTCACAAAATTGTCATTCTCCGAGCAGTGCTTCAAATTCATCGAGTACCCGTTCGAATTGACGGAGGGCTGCTTCAACCGGAGCTTTCGTCGTCATATCGACGCCTGCCGCCTTGAGGACTTCAATCGGATAATCACTTGATCCTGCTTTGAGGAAGTTATTGATGTAGCGCTCGACCGCCGGCTCTCCTTCTTCTAAGATTTGCGAAGTCAGTGCCGCTGCTGCAGAAATACCTGTCGCATACTGATAGACATAATAGTTGTAATAAAAGTGTGGAATCCGTGCCCATTCCAAACCAATTTCTTCATCTAACACGATACCCTCACCGAAATACGTTTCATTTAAGGCATAGTACGTCTTAGTTAAGAATTCAGGTGTCAGCGCTTGTCCAAGACGTGCCGCTTCATGAATCTGGTGTTCGAACTCTGCAAACATCGTCTGACGGAATAACGTTC
This region includes:
- a CDS encoding NAD kinase, with translation MRFAVTARGDERSHMLKEQVEQALIERGSHRDVVTPEIVISIGGDGTMLQAFHSYLDQVEEITLVGIHTGHLGFYADWRPEEMDELIQHIADDNIATVEYPLLELSIDYADGSTNKLLALNECTIKSFNQTLVCDLSIRGEYFETFRGDGLCISTPSGSTAYNKALGGAIVHPALEAIQITEMASINNRVYRTIGSPMLLPKHHDVEIQPVNPIDFQLTYDHYASIVHQNVKSIRCRVSDKKVKFARFRSFPFWQRVRESFLAEERS
- a CDS encoding GTP pyrophosphokinase family protein — protein: MTKENWDLFLAPYQIAVDELKVKLKAIRKQFQQRGEHSPIEFVTGRVKPVKSIIQKAERKSIDIELLEQDMQDIAGLRIMCQFVDDIIHVLELLRSRGDFKIVEERNYITQKKESGYRSYHIIIAYPVQTIEGEIPTLVEIQIRTLAMNFWATIEHSLNYKYQGNIPEETRERLRRAAEAAFLLDAEMSQLKVEIQDAQVVLHEREATEAKNRTKE
- a CDS encoding CYTH domain-containing protein → MRQEMEIEFKNLLNETDYTKLMERYNTSGSSVWQANDYFDTPTFELRSYGAALRIREKKTGLVLTLKEPQDDGLLETHVSLSEQEAEDLFQYGLIHSPEMNQQLEKFELTTSLEHLGRLETERFEKQLESGLLVLDKSTYLGTTDYELEFEVTNYAAGKRAFEELLQTNEIPLRETKNKIVRFMDRKALTR
- a CDS encoding DsbA family protein, which encodes MEHEQCNGSYCSLDEPSIQQPTKPLEIYHFLDITQTDGLRLIPVLKKLELEYGHLFRLRTIATIPCAPSRSACDMSPLLILKAIELQGKTFGMRFMRRLRMLHNVEGKSAYSRSSLMRLAEALTEFGLDLAEFHRDIESDTIQLMLEKETELVTDWDVRILPTLAFVGDEEAIKAEGHYEYLIYVSILNELLEQPFEKQAKPPLEQFLRRYDTATTSEIAFIYDATEAQVEHELKKLMLQQKCVSLTYCDGKVWRHLKDSAHA